Proteins encoded within one genomic window of Brassica rapa cultivar Chiifu-401-42 chromosome A09, CAAS_Brap_v3.01, whole genome shotgun sequence:
- the LOC103836744 gene encoding uncharacterized protein LOC103836744, translating into MESERVSLRMFHEHPMMPWNDLRKGDCCDHFESQSDGYYCKICDLFVHKKCGEHELSESIDHPYHPNHTLWLRPHTQGIIINTVCALCDRRSLFLSYRCAICDFDLDIRCFKYPPPEVIDNFKMHHHKLTLVKEWTEIDCSAKCGKAGHGFPYRCDDCNVAFHVDCVWHPPSVELNHSPEINHSYHSLHHLKLLTGPPPDYSDGKCRLCGRKVDKELFYHCSSCNFTLDWRCVLNPPPQYLLDLKAHDHQLTLLPRLDSYTCNACGIKGDRSPYICVPCDFKIHQDCLRLPHVINVNRHDHRVSRTSVLGVVNSVCGVCRNKVDWTCGGFSCKRCPDYVVHSKCATSYDVWNGKELQGVPEEEEDVEPYVVIDDNTIQHFSHKEHYLRFNENGVLYEDTKRCSACTHPIGLHSFYDCMDCDFSLHQKCAECPKRKRHVLHNDRLTLVSNKELKVFVCYACHRRSNGFMYKHGCMELDVLCGSISEPFLHPSHPHHPLYFIPTEEDGICNGCNTKEFRLLKCIEDDCGFVICFKCATQPKVVKHRVDDDPFSLCYGEEEEEEASGKYWCGICEKETNPKKWFYTCKDHLASLHTKCVLGDLGGLMPRSVAKLWGTSYEVVLNNSVTRPFCIWCKYRCMYHIYLKVLGNSETYYCSFRCL; encoded by the coding sequence ATGGAATCTGAGAGAGTGTCGTTACGAATGTTCCACGAGCATCCTATGATGCCTTGGAATGATCTGAGGAAAGGTGATTGTTGTGATCACTTTGAATCTCAGAGCGATGGATACTATTGTAAAATATGCGACCTTTTTGTGCACAAGAAATGTGGCGAACACGAGCTCTCTGAATCTATCGACCACCCATATCACCCCAATCACACTCTCTGGCTTCGTCCACATACTCAAGGTATTATTATTAATACCGTATGTGCTTTATGTGATAGGAGAAGCTTGTTTCTATCGTATCGTTGTGCTATATGTGACTTCGACTTGGATATACGCTGCTTCAAGTACCCACCACCAGAGGTTATTGATAATTTCAAGATGCACCACCACAAGCTCACACTCGTCAAGGAGTGGACTGAAATTGACTGTTCTGCTAAGTGCGGGAAGGCTGGTCATGGATTTCCTTATAGATGTGATGATTGCAATGTAGCCTTCCATGTGGACTGTGTATGGCATCCACCATCGGTAGAGCTAAATCACTCACCAGAGATAAACCACTCTTACCACTCCTTGCATCATCTCAAGCTCCTCACAGGTCCACCACCAGACTATTCTGATGGAAAATGTCGTCTTTGCGGAAGAAAGGTTGATAAAGAATTGTTTTATCATTGTTCTTCTTGTAACTTCACCTTGGATTGGCGTTGTGTTCTGAACCCGCCACCACAATATCTTTTGGATTTGAAAGCTCATGATCACCAACTCACCCTTCTTCCAAGACTCGATTCTTATACTTGTAATGCCTGCGGGATCAAGGGAGATCGAAGCCCTTACATATGCGTTCCATGTGATTTCAAAATCCATCAAGATTGTCTTAGGCTTCCGCATGTCATTAACGTCAATCGACATGATCACCGTGTTTCTCGTACTTCTGTTCTTGGTGTTGTGAATTCTGTGTGCGGAGTTTGCCGCAATAAGGTGGATTGGACTTGTGGTGGGTTTTCTTGTAAGAGGTGTCCTGACTATGTCGTTCATTCCAAATGTGCCACCAGTTATGATGTATGGAACGGGAAAGAACTCCAAGGAgtacctgaagaagaagaagacgttgAGCCATATGTGGTGATAGATGACAACACAATACAACATTTCAGCCACAAAGAGCATTACCTCAGATTCAATGAGAATGGTGTTCTGTATGAGGATACCAAACGATGCAGCGCATGCACCCATCCCATCGGTCTCCATTCCTTTTATGACTGTATGGATTGTGATTTTTCTCTCCATCAGAAGTGTGCTGAATGTCCTAAAAGGAAACGACATGTGCTACACAATGACCGGCTCACTTTAGTTTCAAACAAGGAGCTAAAAGTCTTCGTTTGTTATGCTTGCCATCGAAGGTCCAATGGTTTCATGTACAAGCATGGGTGTATGGAGTTAGATGTGTTGTGCGGTTCAATTTCTGAGCCATTTCTCCATCCAAGTCACCCCCACCATCCCTTATATTTTATTCCAACAGAAGAAGATGGAATATGCAATGGTTGCAACACCAAGGAATTTCGTCTACTCAAGTGCATTGAAGATGATTGTGGATTTGTAATATGCTTCAAATGCGCCACTCAACCAAAAGTGGTTAAGCACAGAGTAGACGATGATCCTTTCTCACTATGCTatggcgaagaagaagaagaagaagcaagtgGTAAATACTGGTGTGGCATTTGTGAGAAAGAAACCAATCCAAAGAAATGGTTCTACACTTGTAAAGATCACTTGGCTAGTTTGCATACAAAGTGTGTGCTCGGAGACTTAGGAGGGCTCATGCCAAGAAGCGTAGCAAAGTTGTGGGGCACATCGTATGAGGTGGTGCTCAACAATAGTGTAACTCGCCCATTTTGCATCTGGTGTAAGTATCGTTGCATGTACCATATCTACCTCAAGGTGCTTGGAAACTCAGAGACGTACTATTGCTCTTTTCGTTGTTTATAA